A genomic region of Glycine max cultivar Williams 82 chromosome 15, Glycine_max_v4.0, whole genome shotgun sequence contains the following coding sequences:
- the LOC100802295 gene encoding putative kinase-like protein TMKL1: MLILVLGLASATFLVFVAVYVFYCKRRVSKYDESKDIESSEHKEEDVAQKEDLMIFQGGEDLTICDILDAPGEVIGKSNYGTLYKALLQRSNKVRLLRFLRPVCTARGEELDEMIQFLGRIRHPNLVPLLGFYTGPRGEKLLVHPFYRHGSLTQYIRDGNGECYKWSNICRISIGIAKGLEHLHTSQEKPIIHGNLKSKNILLDRSYQPYISDSGLHLLLNPTAGQEMLENSAAQGYKAPELIKMKDASEVTDIYSLGVILLELLSGKEPINEHPTPDEDFYLPNFMRNAVLGHRIADLYQPAFLLRNSRDDNIPVTEECILKVFQLAMACCSPSPSVRPNIKQVLKKLEEIMF, from the exons ATGTTGATACTAGTGCTTGGACTAGCTTCAGctacttttttagtttttgttgcaGTTTATGTGTTCTATTGCAAGAGAAGGGTGTCAAAGTATGATGAGAGTAAAGACATTGAGAGTTCAGAACACAAGGAGGAGGATGTGGCACAGAAGGAGGATTTGATGATCTTTCAAGGTGGAGAGGACCTTACAATATGTGACATTTTGGATGCTCCTGGTGAAGTGATTGGAAAATCCAACTATGGAACACTGTACAAGGCTTTGTTGCAGAGGAGCAACAAGGTGAGGCTGCTTAGGTTTCTGAGGCCAGTGTGCACTGCAAGGGGTGAGGAATTGGATGAGATGATTCAATTTCTTGGAAGGATAAGGCACCCTAACTTGGTTCCTCTTCTCGGGTTCTACACTGGGCCAAGGGGTGAGAAGCTTCTTGTTCATCCCTTCTATAGGCATGGGAGTCTCACTCAATACATAAGAG ATGGAAATGGAGAGTGCTACAAATGGTCTAACATATGTAGAATATCCATTGGTATAGCCAAAGGATTAGAGCATCTTCACACATCACAGGAGAAGCCTATTATCCATGGAAACCTCAAGTCTAAAAACATCCTTTTGGACCGCTCCTACCAGCCATACATCTCGGATTCCGGGCTACATCTTCTGCTGAATCCTACTGCTGGCCAAGAAATGCTTGAAAATTCAGCAGCTCAGGGTTACAAGGCACCTGAGCTCATCAAAATGAAGGATGCTAGTGAAGTGACTGATATATATAGCCTCGGTGTGATCTTGCTGGAATTGCTTTCAGGAAAGGAACCTATCAACGAGCATCCGACTCCTGATGAGGATTTCTATCTGCCAAATTTCATGAGAAATGCAGTCCTTGGACACAGAATTGCTGATTTATACCAACCTGCCTTTCTTCTCAGGAACAGCAGAGATGATAACATTCCAGTGACGGAAGAATGCATTCTCAAAGTCTTTCAACTTGCTATGGCTTGTTGCTCCCCTTCACCCTCAGTTAGACCTAACATAAAGCAAGTCCTCAAGAAACTTGAAGAAATTATGTTCTAG